From a region of the Salvelinus alpinus chromosome 2, SLU_Salpinus.1, whole genome shotgun sequence genome:
- the LOC139568757 gene encoding putative nuclease HARBI1 encodes MKAQNCVFLSALTMACPFVRDVVDEEALVLRRAFRRERVFRDRLDPLAFPDDHLYERYRFSADGIRYLCRLLGPRIKHRTARSHALSVEQMVCVALRFFASGAFLYSVGDAEQLNKATICRTIRSVCLAIKALADVFISFPGHRRLCDIKEEFYRIAGFPNVIGAVDCTHIRIKAPSGAHEADFVNRKSFHSINVQMVCNADCVISNVVAKWPGSVHDSRIFRASEIYQCLSQGEFSGVLLGDRGYGCQPFLLTPFTDPQEAQQAYNHAHARTRARVEMTFGLLKARFHCLHKLRVSPVRACDITVACAVLHNVACLRKERAPRVPPAMDWDNPAIFPDDDSGRLLRDQYVLNYFS; translated from the exons atgaaggcccaaaattgtgtgttcctttctgctctgacaatggcatgcccattcgtgcgagatgtggtggatgaagaagcacttgtgctgaggagagccttcaggcgagaaagggtcttcagggaccggttggacccactggccttccctgatgaccatctatatgaaagatacaggttttctgcagatggcatcaggtatctatgcagactactgggtcccaggattaagcaccgcactgcacggagccatgcactgagtgtggagcaaatggtttgtgtggccttgcgcttttttgctagtggagccttcctgtactcagtgggggatgcagaacagctgaacaaggccacaatttgccgcacaataaggagtgtgtgtctggctatcaaagcattagcagatgtcttcatctccttccctggccacagaagactctgtgacatcaaagaggagttctataggattgcag gtttccccaatgtcattggtgcagtggactgcacacacataaggataaaagccccctcaggtgcccatgaggccgattttgtgaataggaaatcctttcacagcattaatgttcag atggtctgcaatgctgactgtgtgatcagcaatgttgtggcaaaatggcctggctcagtccatgactccagaatctttcgggcctctgaaatctatcagtgcctatcacaag gtgaattctctggtgtgttgctgggagacagggggtatggctgccagccttttctcctgacacctttcacagacccccaggaagcacagcaggcctacaaccatgcccatgccaggaccagggccagagttgaaatgacctttggcctcctgaaggcacgctttcactgccttcacaaattaagggtcagccctgttagggcatgtgatattactgtggcttgtgctgtcctccacaatgtggcctgcctgaggaaggagagggcccccagagtgccaccagccatggactgggacaatccggcaatcttccctgatgacgacagtggtcggctgctgagggaccaatatgtgttgaattattttagttag